The following coding sequences lie in one Globicephala melas chromosome 15, mGloMel1.2, whole genome shotgun sequence genomic window:
- the GREP1 gene encoding glycine-rich extracellular protein 1 — protein MSTWAFPSTLFLLCLTSESLQGWLPPLSPSLGKGYGNGLGAGDFPGPGAQAGPVAQNGQGPGIGGSVKPQKPGLSSRNGLGAGAFPGVGAQPGLGGGMKPQKPGLIALNGFGPGFGTGNGAQPGFGASVRPQKPRFGNSYRLGAQPGIAEAMKPQKPVYRNGLGVGAFPGEGPQPGLGGGLSPPKPAYISGNGLQLPPGLGGGLKPQKPGYGNGNGLGAQPGPCSGGVPPWLLARPPTPGIPSDKAGGWGLKSQPPPPVQNGKFPGYQPPNGYRPGAELGFGGGLKPQKVGFGYRNGDLGSGVFPEARAQPGFPGTDGFWNGQAGAPRGSPWPSLQPWGANLRPRYGARGAYPEVRSQPGGPEVKRGSNGLMGNGYGGCCPLGKC, from the exons GATATGGAAATGGACTGGGAGCTGGTGACTTCCCAGGGCCGGGAGCCCAGGCAG GCCCCGTGGCTCAGAATGGCCAGGGACCAg GAATTGGAGGGAGCGTGAAACCTCAAAAGCCTG GACTCAGCAGCAGGAATGGGCTAGGAGCTGGGGCCTTCCCAGGAGTTGGAGCCCAGCCAG GCTTAGGAGGGGGCATGAAACCTCAGAAACCAG GTCTCATAGCTCTAAATGGCTTTGGACCAG GGTTTGGGACCGGGAATGGAGCCCAGCCGG GCTTCGGAGCTAGTGTGAGACCCCAGAAGCCAA GATTTGGGAATAGCTACAGGCTGGGAGCCCAGCCAG gCATTGCTGAGGCCATGAAGCCTCAGAAGCCAG TTTATAGGAATGGGCTGGGAGTTGGAGCCTTCCCAGGTGAAGGGCCCCAGCCAG gCCTGGGAGGGGGCTTGAGCCCTCCGAAGCCAG CATACATATCAGGGAATGGGCTGCAGCTCCCTCCAG GTCTGGGAGGGGGTTTGAAACCTCAGAAACCAG GATATGGCAATGGCAATGGGCTGGGGGCCCAGCCAG GTCCCTGCAGTGGTGGGGTCCCTCCGTGGCTTCTTGCCAGGCCTCCCACTCCAGGGATCCCTTCAGATAAAGCAGGTGGCTGGGGCCTGAaatcccagccccctcccccagtgcaGAACGGCAAGTTCCCAG GGTACCAGCCTCCGAATGGCTACAGACCAGGAGCAGAACTGG GCTTTGGTGGTGGCCTCAAGCCCCAGAAAGTCG GTTTTGGTTACAGGAATGGTGATCTGGGATCCGGGGTCTTCcctgaggcccgcgcacagccAG gGTTCCCTGGGACTGATGGCTTTTGGAATG GTCAGGCCGGGGCCCCGAGGGGCTCTCCCtggccctccctccagccctgggggGCCAACTTGAGGCCTAGATATGGGGCCAGAGGTGCATATCCAGAGGTCAGGAGCCAGCCAG GGGGCCCTGAGGTGAAGCGAGGCAGCAATGGCCTGATGGGAAATGGCTATGGAG GCTGCTGCCCTCTTGGGAAATGCTGA